The genomic window TTACATGGACGATACGCCGGCGTTCTTCGCGCGGGTGGAATCGATTTCCCCGGACGTGAAGCCGGACTGGTTCCATGCGAAGCTGTTGGTGCTGCAGGTTCCGCTGTTCGTGGTGACCTGGATATTGCGGCGCGGTTACATCGACGGCGTGGAATTCACCATGGGCGGGAGGCCTATGAGGCTGGAAAAGGTTGTCGCCCCGGATGCGGAAGTAATCACGGACGGCTCGTCACCCGGGGAGGAGGAATCCGGGGAAGCGGCCCGCAAAGACCCCGGGGCGGCCGGCGGGTCGGCGGCAAAAGTGGTGTCCATATTGGAACGGCGCAGGAGGGATCACTCCTCCTGATCCCGAAGCCACCAGTGGTCGTGTCCCTTGAACCACCAGTCTGCCGAGTCGGTGCGCAGGATTTCGGCGCCCAGTCGCTTGCCGATGTCCGTCTTCAGCCGTTTGAGCGCGAAGTGAATCCACTGGCGCGCGTAGGTGTTGCCGAGGTCGTGCTGTTCCTTGAGCTCCAGGATGAGGTCCAACTGATCGGCATCATGCACCAGCTTCGACGCCTCCGTCTCCTCGTCGCGATATTCCTTCAGCAGCTCCCGGTATTCGGACCCGAACGGCAAAGTCGAGGCAAGATCGTTGACGGCTGAGGTCTCATCGGGAACGACATACTGCTTGTTGACATAGTTGAGGTCGCCCGTCCGGGCCTCGGGGACGTCGTGAAAGAGGCACAGAAGGACGACCTTGTACCGGTCGGGATGATCGGTGAGCGTGGCGAGGGTGTAGCCGATCATGGCCACCCGGTATGAATGCTCCGCAACGGATTCCTTGCCGGAACCGAGAAACTGGAACCCTGAACGGGGGGTTTTCTTGAGCATTCCCAGCTCGAAGAAGAAATGAACGATGTCCTTGTGATTCAATGTGCGTGTTTCCTTTCCAATCGGTCGATGGATGCGCGGTTTTGGCCGCCTGCCCTCCGGGGCTGCTCTGTGCGGGAATCAGACTAGTCGAACCGGTTTCCGCGGGCAAACCAATTCGACAAGGGCGCCTCGAAATTTCATCGTTTTAGCTTTTCATCGGGTTTCGGTTACTATATACTATATACTATATAGCTCGTTTAATCGCATGTACCTTGATTAAGGTGTCGGATCGAGGAGGTTTCGGGACGGATGAAACACACCCTTTCGGTTCTCGTGGAAAACAGTCCCGGTGTCCTGACCCGGGTCGCCGGCTTGTTTGCCCGGCGGGGATTCAACATCGACAGCCTGGCGGTCGGCCGTACCGAGCGAAACGATGTGTCCAGGATGACCATCGTGGTCGAGGGCGATCACCATTACATCGAGCAGGTCACCAAGCAGCTCCATAAGCTGATCGACGTCATCAAGATCAGCGACATCACCACCGATGAATACGTCGATCGGGAACTGGTGATGGTCAAGGTGGCGGCCGAGCCCAGCCAGCGGGTGGAAATCATGCACATCGCCGGTATCTTCCGGGCGCGGGTGGTCGATCTGGCCCGCAAGACCATAACGTTCGAGTGTACCGGGACCGAGGGGAAGATCAATGCCTTCGAGGAGTCCTTGCGCCCGTACGGGATCAAGGAACTGGTTCGGACCGGGAAGGTTGCCATGTTGCGCGGCGCAAGGTTCGTCAGCGTGGACGGCGGATCGAAGGAGATAGAGTCTTAGGGCCGGCTGCGGAAGGGCTGGTGCGGCCCCGGTCCGCACATGGGAGGTATGGTTTTGGAGATCACCGTTGCAGAAGCGTTGATAAAGTGCCTCGAAAAGGAAAACGTGGAGGTGGTGTTCGGCTATCCGGGAGGGGCGATCCTGCCGGTCTACGATGCTTTGTACCATTCTTCGCGTATCAGGCACGTGCTGGTGAGGCACGAGCAGGGAGCGGTGCACGCCGCTGACGGATACGCAAGGGTCACCGGCCGGGTGGGGGTTTGCGTGGCCACCTCGGGGCCGGGGGCCACCAACCTGGTCACCGGGATTGCCAACGCGTACATGGATTCCATACCCCTTGTGGTTTTCACCGGCCAGGTTCCCACCAGTCAAATCGGCACGGACGCCTTTCAGGAGGTGGACATATTCGGCATCACCATGCCGGTCACCAAGCACAACTACCTGGTAAAGGATCCCCAGAGGCTGCCGGCCATCGTGAAGAACGCTTTCCATATCGCCTCCACGGGACGTCCGGGTCCGGTGCTGGTCGATTTGCCCAAAGACGTGGCGCAGAGCGTGATTTCGTTCAAGTACCCGGGCACGGTGCGGCTGCGCGGGTACAAGCCGACGTACCGCGGGCACCCCGCGAAGATCGGTGAGATCGCGGAACTGATCCGCAAATCCAAACGACCGGTGATTTACGCCGGGGGTGGGATCGTCACCTCGGATGCGGCCGGGGAGCTGCTCCAGCTGGCGGAGACCATTTCCGCTCCGGTGACCAACACTTTCATGGGACTGGCCGGTTTTCCCGGGGACCACCCGCTCTTTCTCGGAATGCTCGGCTTGCACGGGACGCGTTACGCGAATCTGGCCATCACCGAATGCGACCTGCTGATCGGCCTCGGAGCGCGGTTTGACGACCGCGTCACCATGAACATCAATGCCTTCGCCCCTCAGGCTACGGTCATTCACATCGACATCGACCCTGCCGAGATCGGCAAGATCGTCAACGTGCACGTGCCCCTGGTGGGAGACGTGAAGACGGTGCTCCAGTCGCTTTTGCCGCAGCTGGAAAAGACGGATCGCTCGGCCTGGCTGGCCCGCATACGGGAGCTCAAGGAGCAGCATCCCCTTTCGTACAGCCGGGAAGGCGGCCTGAAACCCCAGTTCATCATCGAACAGCTGTGGGCCTGCACGCGGGGGAACGCTATTGTGGCCACGGACGTCGGCCAGCACCAGATGTGGGTGGCTCAGTACTACCGTTTCAAGTCCCCCCGCACGCTGATTTCCTCGGGGGGACTGGGGTGCATGGGGTTCGGCCTTCCCGCGGCCATCGGCGCGAGCATTGGTCGGCCGAACGCGAAGGTTGTGCTGGTGACCGGCGACGGCAGTATCCAGATGACCATGCAGGAGTTGGGCACCATGATCGAACAGGGTGTGCCGGCCAAGATCATCATCCTGAACAACCATGCCCTCGGCATGGTGCGGCAGTTGCAAGAGTTTTACTGCGAAGGCCGTTACATGTCGGTCAATTTCCGGTTCCACCCGGATTTTGAAACGTTGGCCAAAGCCTATGGAATTCCCGGGCACACGCTGCGAACGGAAGAGGAGGTGACTTCCCGGCTTCCGGGGATAATTGAGGCCCCCGGAGCGGCCATTGTCAACTGCCTGGTCGCAGCCGAAGAAAACGTATCGCCCATGGTACTTGCCGGAAAAGGGATCCACGAGGCGATCGACTGCTCCTGATCGAAGGAGGATTTTCAGCCCGAGGAAGGGGACCGGAAAGCTCGAACGGCCTGTCCGGGCCGGAATTGCAGCGAGTGACTTTCCACGCGGTTTTGCGGTTCGATCGGAGAGACGAAGGGGGCCAGCGGTTTTGGGGTCCATTCGAACCCCGTCGTTCTCCTCCAATCTCCAAGCCAGCGCTCACGGACTTCCTCCCGTTCATTGCCTCTCCCCAGGTACGGGTATGAGATCGTCGCCGGTTCACAGTCCGCAGCGACTGAAAGCCGCGGACCCGGACGCGGCCCGGAATCATCGTCCGTTCGAAGAGTACGGACCGTTGACAGGGTGTGACATGTCACGTACAATCACCCGTCTATCTCATGAAAATTGCTTCGATTTAGTTGTGTCGATGCGTCGCCGCCCGAGATGGAGCGGGGCAGTCGATCAGCTCTTGATTTTCGGAGTCAATCCATCATTATAAGGACCTTTATGAAAATGCGGGGAGCTCAGATATTTTTCGAGTGCTTGAAGAAGGAAGGGGTCGAGGTCATCTTCGGTTTCCCCGGCGGGGCAGTGCTCGACATATACCACGAGATGCCAAAGCACAATATTCGGCACATCCTGGTGCGCCACGAACAGGGTGCCGCTCACATGGCCGACGGTTACGCCAGGGCGAGCGGACGCGTCGGTGTGTGCCTGGTTACCTCCGGCCCGGGCGCCACCAACACGGTCACCGGCGTCGCCACCGCGTACATGGATTCCGTCCCCATGGTGGTCTTTACCGGGCAGGTGCCGACGCCGCTTATCGGCGACGATGCCTTCCAGGAAGTGGACATCATCGGCATTACACGTCCGTGCACGAAGCACAGCTACCTCGTGCGCAACGTCAACGACATGTCCCGGGTGATTCGCGAGGCGTTTTACCTGGCGCGCACGGGGCGGCCCGGTCCGGTTGTGGTCGACCTGCCCAAGGACGTGATCCAGGCCTCCACCGACTTCAAGTATCCCAAGAAGGTGGACCTTCCCGGCTACCGTCCCACGGTCGAAGCCCATTCCGGGCAGGTAAAGCGGGCGTACGAGGTTTTGAGGAAGGCCAAATCGCCGCTCATCTTCGCGGGAGGCGGTATCATCATTTCGGATTCATCGCAGGAGTTGATCAGGATAGCCGACCTGATCCAGGCCCCGGTGACCTGCTCGCTCATGGGCCTTGGCTGTTTTCCGGCCGGGATTGCCGACGCCAAAGGCCGGCGGCGGCCCAATCCGCTCTGGCTGGGTATGGTGGGGATGCACGGCACCTACCAGGCGAACATGGCGATATCCCAGGCCGATGTGATCTTCGGCGTCGGCGTGCGCTTCGACGACCGTGTCACCGGCAAGATCAGCGAGTTTGCGCCGAAGGCCAAAATCATACACATTGACGTCGACCCGTCGAGCATCAGCAAGAACGTGGTGGTTGACGTTCCCATTGTGGGCGACTGCAAGAATGCGCTCCAGCAGTTGATCCGGTTGTTCGAAGGCGAACCCCTGGAAGGTGTTTCCGACGTGCGACGCCCTTGGTTCGATCAGATCAACGCATGGAAAAAAGGACATCCGCTCACTTATGTTCAGGGAAACGAGCTCATAAAGCCCCAATACGTCATTGAAAAAATCTGGGAGCTCACCGGCGGCGATGCCATCATCACGACGGAAGTGGGCCAGCACCAGATGTGGACCGCCCAGTTCTTCGAATTCGACCGCCCGCGCTCCCTGCTGACCTCCGGAGGCCTGGGAACGATGGGCTACGGGTTTCCGGCCGCCATCGGCGCGCAGATGGCCTTCCCCGACAGGCTCGTCATCGACATTGCGGGAGACGGGAGCATCCAGATGAACATCCAGGAGCTTTGTACGGCCGTCTGCAATGACATCCCGGTGAAAGTGGCGATCCTCAACAATCTCTACCTGGGATTGCCCCGCCAATGGCAGGAGCTTTTCTACGAGAAGAACTACACGGGGTCCTGCATGGAAGGCTCTCCGGATTTCGTGAAGCTCGCCGAGGCCTACGGAGCGATTGGGCTGAGGGCCAATAAGCCCGAAGAAGTCGAGCCGGTTCTGCGGGAAGCTTTCAAGATCAGAAAGCCTGTACTGATGGACTTCCTCGTGTCGCGGGAAGAAGGCGTTTACCCCATAGTCCCGCCCGGAAAGAGCATAACCGAGATGCTTCTGGCGTAGCTTCCCACGGCTCGACGAAAGCATCAGGAGGGAATCAAG from Syntrophobacter fumaroxidans MPOB includes these protein-coding regions:
- the ilvB gene encoding biosynthetic-type acetolactate synthase large subunit; its protein translation is MKMRGAQIFFECLKKEGVEVIFGFPGGAVLDIYHEMPKHNIRHILVRHEQGAAHMADGYARASGRVGVCLVTSGPGATNTVTGVATAYMDSVPMVVFTGQVPTPLIGDDAFQEVDIIGITRPCTKHSYLVRNVNDMSRVIREAFYLARTGRPGPVVVDLPKDVIQASTDFKYPKKVDLPGYRPTVEAHSGQVKRAYEVLRKAKSPLIFAGGGIIISDSSQELIRIADLIQAPVTCSLMGLGCFPAGIADAKGRRRPNPLWLGMVGMHGTYQANMAISQADVIFGVGVRFDDRVTGKISEFAPKAKIIHIDVDPSSISKNVVVDVPIVGDCKNALQQLIRLFEGEPLEGVSDVRRPWFDQINAWKKGHPLTYVQGNELIKPQYVIEKIWELTGGDAIITTEVGQHQMWTAQFFEFDRPRSLLTSGGLGTMGYGFPAAIGAQMAFPDRLVIDIAGDGSIQMNIQELCTAVCNDIPVKVAILNNLYLGLPRQWQELFYEKNYTGSCMEGSPDFVKLAEAYGAIGLRANKPEEVEPVLREAFKIRKPVLMDFLVSREEGVYPIVPPGKSITEMLLA
- the ilvN gene encoding acetolactate synthase small subunit encodes the protein MKHTLSVLVENSPGVLTRVAGLFARRGFNIDSLAVGRTERNDVSRMTIVVEGDHHYIEQVTKQLHKLIDVIKISDITTDEYVDRELVMVKVAAEPSQRVEIMHIAGIFRARVVDLARKTITFECTGTEGKINAFEESLRPYGIKELVRTGKVAMLRGARFVSVDGGSKEIES
- a CDS encoding HD domain-containing protein, with product MNHKDIVHFFFELGMLKKTPRSGFQFLGSGKESVAEHSYRVAMIGYTLATLTDHPDRYKVVLLCLFHDVPEARTGDLNYVNKQYVVPDETSAVNDLASTLPFGSEYRELLKEYRDEETEASKLVHDADQLDLILELKEQHDLGNTYARQWIHFALKRLKTDIGKRLGAEILRTDSADWWFKGHDHWWLRDQEE
- the ilvB gene encoding biosynthetic-type acetolactate synthase large subunit, which encodes MGGMVLEITVAEALIKCLEKENVEVVFGYPGGAILPVYDALYHSSRIRHVLVRHEQGAVHAADGYARVTGRVGVCVATSGPGATNLVTGIANAYMDSIPLVVFTGQVPTSQIGTDAFQEVDIFGITMPVTKHNYLVKDPQRLPAIVKNAFHIASTGRPGPVLVDLPKDVAQSVISFKYPGTVRLRGYKPTYRGHPAKIGEIAELIRKSKRPVIYAGGGIVTSDAAGELLQLAETISAPVTNTFMGLAGFPGDHPLFLGMLGLHGTRYANLAITECDLLIGLGARFDDRVTMNINAFAPQATVIHIDIDPAEIGKIVNVHVPLVGDVKTVLQSLLPQLEKTDRSAWLARIRELKEQHPLSYSREGGLKPQFIIEQLWACTRGNAIVATDVGQHQMWVAQYYRFKSPRTLISSGGLGCMGFGLPAAIGASIGRPNAKVVLVTGDGSIQMTMQELGTMIEQGVPAKIIILNNHALGMVRQLQEFYCEGRYMSVNFRFHPDFETLAKAYGIPGHTLRTEEEVTSRLPGIIEAPGAAIVNCLVAAEENVSPMVLAGKGIHEAIDCS